Genomic segment of Deltaproteobacteria bacterium:
CAGAAAAAAGGGAATCCTGCTGATTGACTCATCCTTACTTTTTGCTCACTCAAAAAGTAAAAAGAATATTAGCCTTTGGATTCCTTCCCTGCCTGTGCGGGCGAGCCGCGGGGGTATTAACCCTACTATATGAAATAAAATTCTGCCGAAGGCAGACTATATTTTTATGAAAGATTTAGGGTATAATGAGGAAGATGCTAAGAAGGACAAGAAAGTTATACAATGTTTCTTTAGTGACGAGGCGGGAAAATGAGTAATTTTCAAGAAAAGATTAGTTTTATCTGGGACCTGGCAGATTTGTTGAGAGGTGTATATAAAAGAAACGAATATCAAAAAATAATCCTTCCTTTTACTGTTCTTAAACGATTTGATTGTGCTTTAAGTAGTTCCAAAAAGGCGGTTCTTGAAACTCACAACAAATATAAAGGTCAGTTTGAAAATATGGAGCCTGTTCTTTTAAATGCTACAAAGGATAAAAAATGGGAATCCACTCGGATTTTATAATTATTCAGAATAC
This window contains:
- a CDS encoding type I restriction-modification system subunit M N-terminal domain-containing protein; amino-acid sequence: MSNFQEKISFIWDLADLLRGVYKRNEYQKIILPFTVLKRFDCALSSSKKAVLETHNKYKGQFENMEPVLLNATKDKKWESTRIL